TCACTATTTCTGTGACACTCATTCCGGCAATCAAGCCACCTACCAACGCACTAATGAATAAACTAATAACTACATTCAATCTGCATAAACATAGAATAATCATTAATACGACAGCTATTACGACCGCATTAAACACAATTCAAAACCCCTTTACCACATTATCGAACTAAAGCATAACAAAATTTATATTATCAAGCTGTGTTACCTTTGTCAACAAAAATTAAACAAATTGTATCTATTAAAAAAGTTGAACTAATATCTTTTCACTTATCTTTATATTAATAACCATTTTACTTCTTAATTTAAAATAATCATCAATATTTTCATAAGTCAGATTTAGTTCAACTAAATATCATTAATTTATAAAGTTCTTAACCATTGTACAATAGTTGGGATCATATAGCCTGTAGGGCCTTTTGGACCGTTATATGATACTTTGTTTATCGTAGCAGGGCCTGCAATATCAAAATGTAAATGCGGCGTTTCGCCAGCAAAGTGACTAATAAAAGTTGCTGCAAATAATGCTTTACCTTGCCCGTTTGTATGATTAACTAAATCGGCTACGTCTGTTTGTCTAATTAATCGTTGCTCTGTTGCCGTCATTGGTAATTCAAAGACCATTTCATCAGTATCACGTGCCTTTTCAAGAATTACTTCTAATGACGTTTGATCGTTGTTTTTAAAAACTGCTGCTTTATCTTCACCTAATGCAGCTACTGCTGCACCGGTTAAAGTTGCAAAGTCTAATATCATTTTTGGTTTAAATTGATTCGCATAAAACACTGCATCTCCTAGCACAAGCCTACCTTCAGCATCAGTATTTAACACTTCAACAGTTTCACCACTTAATGCTGTGAATACATCATCTGGTTTCATTGCTTCACCATTAATCATATTTTCTGAAGCCACGATTACACCTATAATATTAATTTTTAATTTTAGTAAACGTGCTGCTTCAATCATACCTATCACGTTTGCAGAGCCACACATATCATATTTCATCGTCTGCATACCTAGTTTAGATTTAATAGAATAGCCGCCAGAATCGTAAGTTATGCCCTTACCAACTAACGCGATAGGATCCTCATCTTTAGATGCACCATTATAAGTTAACGTTATCAGCCGTGCAGGATGACTAGAACCTTTACTTACGGCGTGTATTAAACCGAACCCTTCGTCTTGTAATTGCTTCTCGTTTTTTACATCAAGTTGTACTTCAGTATTTTTGAAATGATCTATTAACAACTCTGCATAATAACTGGGCGTTAAAATATTAGGTGGCATGTTGCTAAAATCTCTTGCTAAGTTTATCGCTTGGCCTATTGATTGCCCTTGTTCTACGGAATCTATAATGTGTTGATCATCACTATGTAAGTTAATCAGTAATTCATAAGGTGCCTTTTTATTTGTTTTATAATTATCAAATTCATAAATTGAACGTAGGCTCTGTTGTCCAAGTATTTCTGCAACTCTCTCAATTGGCAAACTTTTAGTTTCAAAACTATCAAACAGTAATGAGGCTACCTTAACATTTTCAGCCTTAAGAAATTGAAATACATTGCCAAAAACCATTGCCATATCTTTTGGCTTTAATTCTTTTAAATTAGCTAATCCAACCGTAATAAGTCTATGTTTTTTATTATTTATTTGTAACTGTGTTTGATATATTTTACCTACTTGACTTCCGATAATATGGTTGTGTTTTAACTGTGATAAATCTTCAGTAATATCAACACCATCTATAATAATAGGTTTGCCTAGTTGATTTAAATGTCCTGCTACGCCTATTACAAGATTTTGTTCAACTGGTTTGTCTTCTGCGTTTACTCGAATATTCATTTATATCATTCCTCTCTAATTATGATAAAAAGCCTATCTTAATAAGATAGGCTTTGAGTAATACAACAGCATATCCTAACTAGATACTACTGTTTTATATTGAATTATCTATTAAAATTTACCTTTTTTGAATGCAAGACCGATACCGCCTAATTTAAATACAGCACGCGTATCGATGACTTTTTTCATGAAAGCAGCTTTTTTACCTATAATATCTCTACCATAAACGATACCTACACCATCATTAGATCCTAATGAACATACAGTACCTCTATCCACATAATCAAATTCTTGTGTTGGTTGGCCTTCTAGAATATGTTTGATATTTTTAGCAACATGTTCACCTTGTTGCATAGCGATTTGAGCTGTTGTTGGTAATGGACGTTCTTCTCCAGCTGGAATAAATGCTGCACAGTCACCAATTACAAAGATGTCATCATGACCAGCAATAGTTAAGTCTTGTTCGTTAACGATTCTACCACGTTTAACGCCGTCGAATGATGCTTCCATTAACTGACTACCACGTACACCAGCAGCCCATACAGATGTATTTGCTTCTAATTGTTGTTCTTCATCATTCACTTTAACAACGAAACCATTTTCATTACAAGCTACGATTGGAGTAGCAATTTTGAATTCGACACCTTTATTTTCAAGATAATTAACAGCATGATTAACAAGGTCATCCGAGAACATTGGTAACATTTTTGGCGCAGCTTCAACACAAGTTATTTTAACTTTACTTTGATCAACACCATATTTGTTACATAATTCAGGTATGCGGTCTGTTAATTCACCTAAGAATTCAATTCCAGTGAAACCAGCGCCACCTACTAAAATAGCTAAATCACGGTCATCTTTTTCTTTAGATGCAGCATAATTAGCAAATTTATCTTCAATATGGCGCGCTAAGTTACGTGAAGTTAATACATTTTCGATTTGGAAAGCGTGGTCTTTCATACCTTTGATACCAAAAGTTTCACTTTCAAAACCTAAACCAACTACTAAAATATCGAAATCAAAAATACCTGCATCAGTTTCTACTTTTTTAGCATTACGATCTATTTTTGTTACTTCTGCTTTTACAAAGTTAACTTTATCTTCATTAATAACACTTTTAACTGGATAAAGTAAATCTTCATAGCTAATCGTACCTGCTGATGCTTCATGCAACCATGTAGCTTCATAATGGTAATCATTTTTATTGATTAAAGTAATTTCTGCTTCATCAGCTGAAATTTGTTTTTGCAATTTAGTAACAGTTTGTAAGCCAGCATAACCAGCACCTAAAACTAGAACTTTTTTACGATTTTGTGCCATTTTATTCACCTAAGCTTTCATAATTTTTTCTTGCAAACGTCTTTATTAATACCTATTTAGAGTAATGCTACTCATTAAAGACAATCTTCCATCCATTCATAATTTTATAGTTTTTAAGTTATATTTTCAAGCACTTACATGCATATTGTTTATTTTTTCACAAATCAATATATAAAAAGTTGGAACAGCCACACACTTATAGTCAACTATAACCTTAACTCCAACAAATAGCTTGTTATTTATTGAATATGTGACCATCACAAAGTGTTAGTGTTCCAACTTATTAAATTAACAATCTTCTGGTGAACCAGCGACTTTAGCTGTTTTAAATGAACTACCACAACCACAAGATGCAATCGCATTTGGGTTATCTATTTGGAAACCGCCACCCATTAGCGATTGTTTGAAATCAACTGTAGTTCCATCCAAGACTGGTTTATCATCTTTATCAATTAATACTTTTAAACCAAAAAATTCGTATACTTCATCGTTGTCACCTATTGATTCTTCTGCAGACATACCATAAGTTAAGCCTGTGCAACCACCACCGTTAACTTTAATTTTCAAATAACCATCAGATAGGTCATTTTGTTTAAGCATGTCTTTCACTTCATAAGCAGCCGCTTCAGTTAAATTTATCACTGCCATAATGTTTCCCTCCTAAAATATCCAAGTTTCTTCTATGTGAGCATATATTTTTTGTAATAAATCGTCTGGTGATTCACCTTCAACGATATCACCATTTACTAATGCATACAAGGTACTTGAACATAATCCACAGTTTTGAAGACACCCATATTCTAGAACATCTACACCAGGATCATTATCAAGTTGGTTATATACATAATCTCCACCTTTCGCCATGTTCGAAATGCAGAATTCTACTATTGGATTCATAATACACCTTCTTATTAATAATCAGTCCTAACATTATAACAACTTTCGTTACTTATGACTATGTTCTTGCCTTAGTTCTTTTTTAAAAAAATATTAAACTAACTTTTTCTAGTGATTTTTATTAATAATTTTTATCCTTCAAATGGATATTTATCAAATTTTTTGAGTCAATACTCATCGATATTTTAAAGTTTTTAATTACTACAATTATATATTTTCTGTCTTAAATGTGTCTAAGTTATTTGTAGAACATATTAAAAAAGCATATAATATAGGCGAGTCATTTATTTTGAAAATTGAGTTGATAACTGATATTCAATCATTTTTCATATTAACAAAATAGATTGAAACTTAAAGACTTTAAAGTATTTTATTCAAACGGGCTGAAATCAAATACTATGTCTTTTGTAGAAATCTGTAAACACATTTATTATTAGAGGGGTATCAAAATGAAGAATTTAGTTTTATTAGGCGGCGGCTACGGCAACATGCGTATTATGTCTCACATATTACCAAATGCGTTACCTGACAATTATTCACTTACATTAATCGACCGTATGCCATATCATAGTTTGAAACCTGAGTTTTACGAACTGGCTGCAGGTACAAAATCTGATAAAGAAGTACGTATGAATTTCCCGAATTCTGAACGAGTTAACATCGTTTACGGAGAAATTAATGATATTAATCTAGAAGATCAGATAGTTACAGCTGGACAAACTAAAGTTGATTATGATGAATTAGTTATCGGATTAGGTTGTGAAGATAAATATCATAATGTACCTGGTGCAGAAGAATATACACATAGTATTCAAACATTATCTAAATCTCGTGAAACTTTCCACCATATTAGTGAATTACCTAATGGCGCAAAAGTAGGTATCGTAGGGGCAGGACTAAGCGGTATTGAATTGGCGAGCGAGTTGAGAGAAAGTCGTGAAGACTTAGATATTTATCTGTATGATCGTGGTGAACGAATTTTGTCTCGTTTCCCTGAAAAATTAAGTAATTATATAGAAAAATGGTTTAAGAAAAACAATGTCAACGTTGTACCTAATTCAGATATTAACAAAGTAGAACCTGGTCGTATATATAACTGCGATGTACCAGAAGATTTAGACTTAATCGTATGGACAGCTGGTATTCAACCAGTTGAAATCGTAAGAAATCTACCAATCGACATTAGTAAAAGTGGTAGAGTTATTTTAAACCAATATCATCAAGTACCGACTCACACTAATGTTTATGTAGTAGGCGATTGTGCCGAATTGCCACATGCTCCAAGTGCTCAATTAGCTGAATATCAAGGCGATCAAATTGCTGATGTAATGAAAATGCACTGGCAAAATAAAAAATTACCTGAAAAAATGCCTGAAATAAAAGTACAAGGCTTCTTAGGTTCATTGGGTGATAAAAAAGGATTTGCTTATGTTATGGACAGAACAGTTACTGGCCGTTTAGCTTCAATCTTAAAATCTGGTGTCCTTTGGATGTATAAATATCATAATGGTTAATAAAAAGGCTGCTCAAATAAGAGCAGTCTTTTATTGTTCTTTCAGTTTATTTAAGAAATGCGTTAAGTCTTTCAATTGTATATATCCATCAGCCACATATTCATCATTCATCGTTATAAGCGGATAAAACAACTCATCTTCTTGAATTTGTTCAATAAAATGTTGATCATGATCCGATAAGTTGTCATTATCTTTTTCTATATCAATATATGTGTATTCAAATTGTATGTCCGGGTATTTCCTACATAATAATGGTTGTATCCACTCATATGTATTTCTCGGTGTCGGTGCGTTTACACAACTAGCACACACATTTTCAGCACCATATACTACTACACTCACCTTTCCCAAGTTAAATCCTCCTTTGGTTTCAATCATAGATTTTTCTTTCATTTTCTATTATAATAAATAAATGAGTACAAGTTGAAATTTTTTACTTGAAAGGAGGCATATGTATGCCAACTGAGAACGCAACTATGTTTGATCAAGTAGCTGAAGTCATAGAGAGATTACGTCCATTCTTATTACGTGACGGTGGAGATTGTTCCCTAATAGACGTAGAAGATGGAATTGTGAAATTACAATTACACGGTGCATGTGGTACTTGTCCAAGTTCTACTATTACTTTAAAAGCTGGTATTGAACGTGCTTTACACGAAGAAGTACCAGGCGTTATAGAAGTAGAACAAGTATTCTAATAGCCATTAAATATACTTAGAGCGCTCTTTTATGTAGAGCGCTCTTTTTGTGTATTTAGTGGTTTTTCATGCATATGATGATTGATACGTTGATTAATATATACCCAACCTTTCCAACCAATGTGAACAGCATCACTAATAACATAAGGTTCATAGTCTTTATGCGTCATATCATACAATTTACCATCACGAGAGGTAACTGTGTGTTTTATTTTTTTATAGACAGCTCTACGACGTTCAGAATCTATACCGATATGATCATACCATTTTCCATTAGATGGAATACTAACATATTGTACATCTGCACCAGCGGCACGCATCGTATCTACTAATAACGCTAAATCATTAAATTCTGGGGAATTTTTATTAAATTCATAATTCCTGTTAATCTTTCGCTTATGTGATTTAATTAATTCCCAATATTTATCTCGAATGCCAAATCTATTAGACTTAGTATGTTGACCACCATATTCTTCAGCGTCAACCTTCATTGTTTGCCATGATCCATTATCATTGTTAATTGGCTTAACGTGTTCGAGTGGTGAAGGTGCTAACGGATACGCTGATTTAATAGCCTCTATTTTTAATAATTGATTTTCTTTAAATGGAGATACATAAGAATGTTCTATATTATCAGGATTTTTAGCTACCTGTCTTAAAAAAGGTTTGTTAGCCACATGTTTAAATTGCAGCAACCGTTTGGCGTAGCGTTGTTTAAGTTCAGGGCTCAAATTGGGCTGTTCAAATAATTTATCAATTTGAGTTTGGGATATTCTAGCATTAAAATTCGAGTTGGTTAACCCATGATTAGTAAACCATTGCGGCGAAATAATAAAAGCTAATTTTTTTCCTTTTAGATTATCGTATTGAGAAGCTAGTCC
The genomic region above belongs to Staphylococcus durrellii and contains:
- a CDS encoding M17 family metallopeptidase, coding for MNIRVNAEDKPVEQNLVIGVAGHLNQLGKPIIIDGVDITEDLSQLKHNHIIGSQVGKIYQTQLQINNKKHRLITVGLANLKELKPKDMAMVFGNVFQFLKAENVKVASLLFDSFETKSLPIERVAEILGQQSLRSIYEFDNYKTNKKAPYELLINLHSDDQHIIDSVEQGQSIGQAINLARDFSNMPPNILTPSYYAELLIDHFKNTEVQLDVKNEKQLQDEGFGLIHAVSKGSSHPARLITLTYNGASKDEDPIALVGKGITYDSGGYSIKSKLGMQTMKYDMCGSANVIGMIEAARLLKLKINIIGVIVASENMINGEAMKPDDVFTALSGETVEVLNTDAEGRLVLGDAVFYANQFKPKMILDFATLTGAAVAALGEDKAAVFKNNDQTSLEVILEKARDTDEMVFELPMTATEQRLIRQTDVADLVNHTNGQGKALFAATFISHFAGETPHLHFDIAGPATINKVSYNGPKGPTGYMIPTIVQWLRTL
- a CDS encoding NAD(P)/FAD-dependent oxidoreductase translates to MAQNRKKVLVLGAGYAGLQTVTKLQKQISADEAEITLINKNDYHYEATWLHEASAGTISYEDLLYPVKSVINEDKVNFVKAEVTKIDRNAKKVETDAGIFDFDILVVGLGFESETFGIKGMKDHAFQIENVLTSRNLARHIEDKFANYAASKEKDDRDLAILVGGAGFTGIEFLGELTDRIPELCNKYGVDQSKVKITCVEAAPKMLPMFSDDLVNHAVNYLENKGVEFKIATPIVACNENGFVVKVNDEEQQLEANTSVWAAGVRGSQLMEASFDGVKRGRIVNEQDLTIAGHDDIFVIGDCAAFIPAGEERPLPTTAQIAMQQGEHVAKNIKHILEGQPTQEFDYVDRGTVCSLGSNDGVGIVYGRDIIGKKAAFMKKVIDTRAVFKLGGIGLAFKKGKF
- a CDS encoding HesB/IscA family protein; the encoded protein is MAVINLTEAAAYEVKDMLKQNDLSDGYLKIKVNGGGCTGLTYGMSAEESIGDNDEVYEFFGLKVLIDKDDKPVLDGTTVDFKQSLMGGGFQIDNPNAIASCGCGSSFKTAKVAGSPEDC
- a CDS encoding YuzB family protein; protein product: MNPIVEFCISNMAKGGDYVYNQLDNDPGVDVLEYGCLQNCGLCSSTLYALVNGDIVEGESPDDLLQKIYAHIEETWIF
- a CDS encoding NAD(P)/FAD-dependent oxidoreductase; its protein translation is MKNLVLLGGGYGNMRIMSHILPNALPDNYSLTLIDRMPYHSLKPEFYELAAGTKSDKEVRMNFPNSERVNIVYGEINDINLEDQIVTAGQTKVDYDELVIGLGCEDKYHNVPGAEEYTHSIQTLSKSRETFHHISELPNGAKVGIVGAGLSGIELASELRESREDLDIYLYDRGERILSRFPEKLSNYIEKWFKKNNVNVVPNSDINKVEPGRIYNCDVPEDLDLIVWTAGIQPVEIVRNLPIDISKSGRVILNQYHQVPTHTNVYVVGDCAELPHAPSAQLAEYQGDQIADVMKMHWQNKKLPEKMPEIKVQGFLGSLGDKKGFAYVMDRTVTGRLASILKSGVLWMYKYHNG
- a CDS encoding YuzD family protein — encoded protein: MGKVSVVVYGAENVCASCVNAPTPRNTYEWIQPLLCRKYPDIQFEYTYIDIEKDNDNLSDHDQHFIEQIQEDELFYPLITMNDEYVADGYIQLKDLTHFLNKLKEQ
- a CDS encoding NifU family protein, producing the protein MPTENATMFDQVAEVIERLRPFLLRDGGDCSLIDVEDGIVKLQLHGACGTCPSSTITLKAGIERALHEEVPGVIEVEQVF
- the dltD gene encoding D-alanyl-lipoteichoic acid biosynthesis protein DltD, with the protein product MKLKPYIPILASLLLFGLFLLLPASWFTGLISNKAVADQRLSLNEQVLKGTLIQNKLFESNHYYPIYGSSELAKDDPFNPGIVMHNHKHVPKLPFLIGTGGSTDLINAVGLASQYDNLKGKKLAFIISPQWFTNHGLTNSNFNARISQTQIDKLFEQPNLSPELKQRYAKRLLQFKHVANKPFLRQVAKNPDNIEHSYVSPFKENQLLKIEAIKSAYPLAPSPLEHVKPINNDNGSWQTMKVDAEEYGGQHTKSNRFGIRDKYWELIKSHKRKINRNYEFNKNSPEFNDLALLVDTMRAAGADVQYVSIPSNGKWYDHIGIDSERRRAVYKKIKHTVTSRDGKLYDMTHKDYEPYVISDAVHIGWKGWVYINQRINHHMHEKPLNTQKERST